The stretch of DNA CAGATTCTCAAAACGAAAAGTTACTGGTGAATCACGCAGGCCGTTTTGCGTGACCACGCAAAAAAAGAAAAACCACACAAAAAAGCCCCTTTGACGATATTCATCGGGGCTTCGCTTCGTTTATTCCCATCCTTAAGTTCTTGGCCCACCTGCATAATAGCCTTCCCCAGGATTCAAATCCAGAACGACCCGGCGGGGCGAAGCGAGAGAATACTGGTGCTCGCAGACCCAGCGCTGAGACTCATCCGCTCCAACCGTCTCTCCATCCGATATAATATCCCCCTGGTTATACAGATAATAAGCAATATCCATCAGAAGCCCTGCCACGCTGTTGGGGTTCATATTATAAAAGTGACACTGAACATCAGGAATCCCCAACGCTGCAAGCCCGCAGCTGTCCATGACCATCTCCTGGCGTTCTTCCTCCTGTGAAGGCACATTATACAGCCGAATACTCAAGGCCCCATACAAGGTCTGACCTTCTTCCAAAGCCTGGAGCAGGGCCGCCGGCTCTACAAGCTTGTCACTGGAGCGCCAATAAATGGCTTCACAAGGTGCTGTCTCTACCAATGCTCGGAGCACGCCCATAAAGAGCTCCAAACGCTCTTGATAAGGCAGCCCTCCTGCACATAAATCAGTAAGAATCAGGGAGCTCTCGCACTGTTCAAGCACCGTTTGCGCCTCAGGCCAATGCCATGCCTGCTGAAGAGCTGCTGCATATTGAGCAGGGTCGGGCCTGCGGGAAGCGGGCATGATAGAGGTTTGCGCAGGCAGCTCCCCTTCCTCATATTGAACCCTATGGTTCAGATGGAAGAAATGCATAAGGCCGGATGCTTCCTCTTCTTCCTCATTCGGCGTCCATACCGCCGTATTTGCCACCGGCTCGGCAGCTCCCCCTTCATGGTCTTCAAGATCGGCCGCCGTTTGCGTCCGTCCGGTATATTGCTCGATCTTGGCGAACAGCTCTGTATAATCGATCTCCGGTTTCTGCTTGTACATCAGCTCGGCTATATAGACCGGCGCGAATCCATAATCTTCGGCCTCTTTAGCGCACTGCTCCATTTGGCTATTTTCAAACTCTTCATGCATATTCTTGCCCTCCTTAATCACACGTCCCATATTTTAGCATAAGGTACTCCTTCAAAGCCTGAGGCTGTGTGCACAGTTTGACGGTTATGACTGATTCAATTATTATACTTTTAGTAAGTAAGTAATTATTCTATACCCAAGTGCAAAGTAATTATCCTCATGAAGGAGACATCGCTATCCATGCTATTCTATATTCTTACTCTGCTGGTCATCGCGATAGATCAGCTTGCCAAGCTGTGGGTCCGTCTTCATTTGGAGATTGGGGAATCTATCCCGATATGGGACGGTGTCCTTGATTTTACCCGGTATGAGAATCGGGGGATTGCCTTCAGTCTTCTTCAAGGCTACGGGCGGTTGTTCGTGCCGGTGGCCATCGCGGTAATCGCGGCGTTGATCTATTGCCGAAGACAGGGCATGCTCCATTCTCTGCTCGGCCAGATCGGTGCAGCGCTGCTGGCGGGAGGAGCTGCCGGGAATGCCCTGGACCGGCTGCTCTTTAGCCAGGTTACCGACTTTATTTCCTTTCGCTCCTCCAGCGGAATTCTGAATCTTGCCGATTACTTCATCCATGCAGGACTTCTGCTTCTGATCGTTCACCTGTTCCTCCC from Paenibacillus sp. CAA11 encodes:
- a CDS encoding DUF4261 domain-containing protein, translated to MHEEFENSQMEQCAKEAEDYGFAPVYIAELMYKQKPEIDYTELFAKIEQYTGRTQTAADLEDHEGGAAEPVANTAVWTPNEEEEEASGLMHFFHLNHRVQYEEGELPAQTSIMPASRRPDPAQYAAALQQAWHWPEAQTVLEQCESSLILTDLCAGGLPYQERLELFMGVLRALVETAPCEAIYWRSSDKLVEPAALLQALEEGQTLYGALSIRLYNVPSQEEERQEMVMDSCGLAALGIPDVQCHFYNMNPNSVAGLLMDIAYYLYNQGDIISDGETVGADESQRWVCEHQYSLASPRRVVLDLNPGEGYYAGGPRT
- the lspA gene encoding signal peptidase II, with the protein product MKETSLSMLFYILTLLVIAIDQLAKLWVRLHLEIGESIPIWDGVLDFTRYENRGIAFSLLQGYGRLFVPVAIAVIAALIYCRRQGMLHSLLGQIGAALLAGGAAGNALDRLLFSQVTDFISFRSSSGILNLADYFIHAGLLLLIVHLFLPEKKRT